In bacterium, a single window of DNA contains:
- the trpC gene encoding indole-3-glycerol phosphate synthase TrpC — protein sequence MILEKIIEKKKEDIKRKKAFPLPVASLEKRDFKETISKKKISLIAEIKYVSPSLGKIKPSHPVEFLAKLYENNGASAISVVCEKDFFEGDIRFLKSAKIASSLPILRKDFIIDPWQIEESIAYGADAILLIASCLNFNLLAELKKEAEKAKIPTIIEVHNEDELSFSLKIGGEIIGINNRDLNTFKTDINTTLRLKPLIPDDRIVISESGIKTRDDILLLEKIGIQGVLIGESLLTSRNIPQKMKELLGD from the coding sequence ATGATACTTGAAAAGATAATTGAGAAAAAGAAAGAGGATATAAAGAGAAAAAAGGCATTTCCCCTTCCTGTAGCTTCTTTAGAAAAGAGGGATTTTAAAGAAACAATATCAAAGAAAAAAATAAGCCTAATTGCTGAGATAAAGTATGTATCGCCAAGTTTGGGAAAGATTAAACCATCCCATCCTGTAGAATTTTTGGCAAAACTCTATGAAAATAATGGTGCGTCTGCTATATCTGTTGTTTGTGAAAAGGATTTTTTTGAAGGTGATATAAGGTTTTTAAAAAGCGCAAAAATTGCTTCAAGCCTTCCCATTTTAAGAAAGGATTTTATAATAGACCCCTGGCAGATTGAGGAATCCATTGCCTATGGAGCAGATGCTATTCTTCTTATTGCCTCCTGCCTTAATTTTAATCTTTTAGCCGAGCTTAAAAAGGAGGCAGAAAAAGCAAAAATTCCTACCATTATTGAGGTTCATAATGAAGATGAGCTTTCGTTTTCCTTAAAAATAGGTGGAGAAATCATTGGAATAAACAACAGAGACCTTAATACATTTAAGACAGACATAAATACGACCTTAAGGCTTAAACCTCTTATTCCAGATGATAGGATTGTTATCTCAGAGAGTGGAATAAAAACAAGGGATGATATCCTTCTTTTGGAAAAAATTGGAATTCAGGGTGTTCTTATAGGAGAATCCCTCCTTACATCAAGAAACATCCCACAAAAGATGAAAGAATTATTGGGAGATTGA
- the yidD gene encoding membrane protein insertion efficiency factor YidD, which translates to MIRLLVFLIKVYQRLISPFLGRNCRFYPSCSNYALQALKKYKTKGIFLAVKRLFSCHPFNKGGINLPIILSSFVGCFLM; encoded by the coding sequence ATGATTAGGCTACTTGTTTTTTTAATTAAGGTCTACCAAAGGCTAATCTCGCCATTTCTTGGTAGAAATTGCAGATTCTATCCAAGCTGCTCTAACTATGCCTTACAAGCATTAAAAAAATACAAAACAAAAGGTATATTCCTTGCTGTTAAGAGGCTTTTTTCCTGCCATCCATTTAATAAAGGTGGGATCAATCTCCCAATAATTCTTTCATCTTTTGTGGGATGTTTCTTGATGTAA